One Anopheles marshallii chromosome 3, idAnoMarsDA_429_01, whole genome shotgun sequence genomic region harbors:
- the LOC128714479 gene encoding uncharacterized protein KIAA1143 homolog, whose product MSKRNVAFIKPEEPDFLKRMKAQIGYREGPSIDDKREAIENYDDSDDEENEDERPQVVVIKEGDLTEAEAEQAFKEESEKPADLNQKVVFKSRKPKSEKTEENPKPKAEYKKSKKAKQKQEMSKLSFNDEDEEEY is encoded by the exons ATGTCTAAACGCAACGTAGCTTTCATTAAACCAGAAGAACCAGATTTTCTAAAAAGAATGAAAGCACAAATCGGTTATCGAGAGGGGCCATCGATAGACGACAAG CGCGAGGCAATAGAGAACTACGACGACTCTGATGATGAGGAAAATGAGGACGAAAGACCCCAAGTGGTCGTAATAAAGGAAGGCGATTTAACAGAAGCGGAAGCTGAGCAGGCATTCAAAG aggAAAGCGAAAAACCGGCCGATCTCAATCAAAAAGTTGTCTTTAAATCAAGAAAGCCAAAATCCGAGAAAACTGAAGAAAACCCTAAGCCAAAAGCGGAATATAAAAAGAGTAAAAAggctaaacaaaaacaagaaatgaGTAAACTGTCCTTCAACGACGAGGACGAGGAAGAGTACTAG